One genomic window of Actinoalloteichus hoggarensis includes the following:
- a CDS encoding FAD-binding oxidoreductase translates to MKAEEIGALRAAVAGDVVGAADVTYDELRNIFVHQGRPEVIVRCTSNDDVRAAIRFALDHELVISVRSGGHSNAGFSTNDGGMVIDLTPLDQVEIIDAENSVVRLGSGARWGAVASALGEHGLVISSGDTSTVAVGGLLLGGGIGWLVRKFGLAIDNVVGAEVVTASGEVLRADAEENPELFYGIRGGSGNFGVVTSFDVVAQKVPGVHFGTINYPADETAAVVKGWADYMRTAPPELTTTVGVFPPFDGVPTPVNLTVCYAGTDAAEAEAAIAPLRRLGTLLAADVKPVPYAAVLNEPSQLPPGWQPMVKSSFAPVAGPEFIDTVLTGARQFAMLYVEFRSMGGAVREVAEDATAFAYRDDEIMFFTTHLGGPEDHQRIETEFRDFWRTLAPFSHGAYSGFMSAVDEDDVAAIYPTATRARLAALKAVHDPTNVFRLNPNVRPSK, encoded by the coding sequence ATGAAAGCCGAGGAGATCGGTGCGTTGCGGGCGGCCGTCGCCGGCGACGTCGTCGGCGCCGCCGACGTCACGTACGACGAGCTGCGCAACATCTTCGTTCACCAGGGCAGGCCCGAGGTCATCGTCCGGTGTACGAGCAACGATGACGTCCGAGCCGCGATCCGGTTCGCGCTCGACCACGAGCTCGTGATCTCCGTCCGCAGCGGCGGACACAGCAACGCGGGTTTCAGTACCAATGACGGCGGAATGGTCATCGACCTGACGCCTCTCGACCAGGTCGAGATCATCGATGCGGAGAACTCCGTGGTCCGGCTGGGCAGCGGTGCCAGATGGGGCGCGGTGGCCAGTGCCCTCGGCGAGCACGGCCTCGTGATCTCCTCCGGAGACACCTCCACGGTCGCGGTCGGCGGACTGCTGCTCGGCGGCGGCATCGGCTGGCTGGTGCGGAAGTTCGGCCTGGCCATCGACAACGTCGTCGGCGCCGAGGTGGTCACCGCCTCGGGCGAGGTGCTGCGTGCCGACGCCGAGGAGAACCCCGAGCTCTTCTACGGCATCCGCGGCGGCAGCGGCAACTTCGGGGTCGTCACCTCCTTCGACGTCGTCGCGCAGAAGGTGCCGGGCGTGCACTTCGGCACGATCAACTACCCCGCCGACGAGACCGCGGCCGTGGTGAAGGGGTGGGCGGACTACATGCGTACGGCGCCGCCCGAGCTCACGACGACGGTGGGGGTGTTCCCTCCGTTCGACGGCGTGCCGACACCGGTGAACCTCACCGTCTGTTACGCCGGGACGGACGCGGCGGAGGCGGAGGCGGCGATCGCACCGCTCCGCCGGCTCGGCACGCTGCTGGCCGCGGACGTCAAGCCGGTGCCCTACGCGGCCGTGCTGAACGAGCCGTCGCAGCTGCCGCCCGGCTGGCAGCCGATGGTCAAGAGCAGCTTCGCACCGGTGGCCGGTCCCGAGTTCATCGACACCGTCCTGACCGGTGCCCGGCAGTTCGCGATGCTGTACGTCGAGTTCAGGAGCATGGGCGGGGCGGTCCGCGAGGTCGCCGAGGATGCCACCGCGTTCGCCTATCGGGACGACGAGATCATGTTCTTCACCACTCACCTCGGCGGCCCCGAGGACCATCAACGGATCGAGACCGAGTTCCGCGACTTCTGGCGGACGTTGGCACCGTTCAGCCACGGCGCCTACAGCGGATTCATGAGCGCGGTCGACGAGGACGACGTGGCCGCCATCTACCCGACGGCGACGCGCGCCCGACTCGCGGCGCTGAAGGCCGTGCACGATCCGACGAACGTGTTCCGACTCAACCCCAACGTCAGGCCGTCCAAGTAG
- a CDS encoding YciI family protein: protein MLLIYGSDDLWAQFSEDDFAKMIEQDAAFQKEVRESGELVSVEGMADRTNAKVVRVRDGAPVVTDGPYLESKEHLASYFVIDVESPERAIELAAKYPASTGNGVEVWPLLEQGGTET, encoded by the coding sequence ATGCTTTTGATCTACGGCAGCGACGACCTGTGGGCGCAGTTCTCCGAGGACGACTTCGCGAAGATGATCGAGCAGGACGCCGCCTTCCAGAAGGAGGTTCGCGAGTCCGGCGAGCTGGTGAGCGTCGAAGGCATGGCGGACCGCACCAACGCGAAGGTCGTCCGCGTCCGCGACGGCGCCCCGGTGGTGACCGATGGTCCGTATCTGGAGTCGAAGGAGCACCTCGCGAGCTACTTCGTCATCGACGTCGAAAGCCCGGAGCGGGCGATCGAACTCGCCGCGAAGTACCCCGCCTCGACGGGCAACGGCGTCGAGGTGTGGCCTCTCCTCGAACAGGGCGGCACCGAGACCTGA
- a CDS encoding acyl-CoA dehydrogenase family protein: protein MSVATNAPSDDPSPAGPQLTEDEVVARAERLARTLVDRQAETEQRTFYAEDVHEQFRAAGFYRILVPRRFGGHEFSAETFLRVSTALARGCPSTGWMYCLGAAHALAAATFFDERAQTELFADGDFISPATINPSGSARRADDGGWIIRGTWPYCSGAPYATHFIGHTIVESAQGAPGTPLLFIIPRSGWTMLNDWGDQLGLQGSGSHSIRIDDAYVPPHHALESVHLSEMDVSRGTVGRRLHGNPEYGGGPLSFMLLESASLAVGMAQGALDAYEELMRTRKTMFAAVLRAEDPDYQLWYGQAGGMIAAAEAAVRNAAQQWSAVCAAGPSAFTREQDLRIATICREVIRLCWQAVEGYLFRTAGSSSVRLGSRIERVWRDMSTLHSHVGVGVLLASVATREFTKARFGVR from the coding sequence ATGAGTGTGGCCACGAACGCGCCGAGCGACGATCCGTCCCCGGCGGGACCGCAGCTGACCGAGGACGAGGTCGTGGCCAGAGCGGAGCGACTGGCGCGCACCCTGGTCGACCGGCAGGCCGAGACCGAGCAGCGGACCTTCTACGCCGAGGACGTCCACGAACAGTTTCGTGCGGCGGGGTTCTACCGAATCCTCGTCCCGAGGCGCTTCGGCGGTCACGAGTTCAGTGCGGAGACGTTCCTGCGGGTGTCGACGGCGCTCGCCCGAGGCTGCCCGTCCACGGGCTGGATGTACTGCCTCGGCGCCGCGCACGCGCTCGCGGCGGCGACGTTCTTCGACGAGCGCGCCCAGACCGAGCTGTTCGCGGACGGCGACTTCATCAGTCCGGCCACGATCAACCCGAGCGGCTCGGCACGGCGAGCCGACGACGGGGGTTGGATCATTCGAGGCACCTGGCCCTACTGTTCCGGCGCGCCGTACGCGACGCACTTCATCGGACACACGATCGTCGAGTCCGCCCAGGGCGCCCCGGGCACGCCGCTGCTCTTCATCATCCCGCGCAGCGGCTGGACCATGCTGAACGACTGGGGCGACCAGCTCGGTCTCCAAGGCAGCGGGTCACACAGCATCCGGATCGACGACGCCTACGTCCCCCCGCATCACGCCTTGGAGTCGGTGCATCTGAGCGAGATGGACGTCAGTCGGGGCACCGTCGGCCGCAGGCTGCACGGCAATCCGGAGTACGGCGGCGGGCCGCTCAGTTTCATGCTGCTGGAGTCGGCGTCTCTGGCCGTCGGCATGGCGCAGGGAGCGCTGGACGCCTACGAGGAGCTGATGCGCACCCGCAAGACGATGTTCGCCGCGGTCCTGCGCGCCGAGGATCCCGACTATCAGCTCTGGTATGGCCAGGCGGGCGGCATGATCGCCGCGGCGGAGGCGGCCGTGCGCAACGCGGCCCAACAGTGGAGCGCGGTCTGCGCGGCCGGGCCGTCGGCATTCACCCGCGAACAGGATCTGCGGATCGCCACGATCTGCCGAGAAGTGATCCGGCTGTGCTGGCAGGCTGTCGAGGGCTATCTGTTCCGGACCGCCGGGTCCAGCTCGGTCCGGCTCGGCAGCCGCATCGAACGGGTGTGGCGGGACATGTCGACGCTGCACAGTCACGTCGGGGTCGGGGTCCTCCTCGCGTCCGTGGCGACCAGGGAGTTCACCAAGGCACGATTCGGCGTCCGCTGA